The Skermanella rosea sequence GTCAGGGCCTTCAGCTCCGCGCGCTTCTCGGTCAGCAGCTTGAAGGCGTCATAAGTTTCCTGCGCCACGTCCAGGATCTTCTCCCAGCCGCCCGGAAGCTCTTCGGACAGGTCATGCAGGTCCATCTTCTTCGCGGTCGCCCGCGCGTTCAGCTTCTTGATCTCGTCCTTGAGGGCGTCGATGTCGCTCATGTCCGGGGTCTCCCTCAGAGTTCGGCCACGTCGCGGTGCTTCCCGATCAGGGCCACGGCCTCGTCCACCAGCTTCGCGCCGTCCTGCGCGACCGCCTCGATCGAGGGAAAGCCGAACCGGTGCACATCGCGGATATGCTTGCTCAACACCACCAGCCGGCCGGTCAGCAGGACCATGCGGCCGAAGCCCTCGTTGCTCATTTTCATGATCGGGGTCGCCATCAGGCGGGTCCGCTTCTCGATGGTCAGGCCGATCGCCTTGTAGAACTGCTCGACCCGGGTGATGGTATCGGGATCGGGGTCGCCGATGATCGGGATCAACCGGCGCTCCTCCTTGGTCAGGACGAAGGGGCGCAGCAGGACGTCGTCGCTCTTGCCTTCCCAGGCGCCGTAGGTGTCCTCGGCGCGGATCAGCGAAACCAGGGTCTTCAGGAACTCCTGGTCGACCACCGGGGCTTCGATCGTTTCGGACATGCTCTTCTCACTCCTCGTCGAAATTGCGGGCGACTTCGGCGCCCTTGCTCAGGGCCTTGCGCAGCCACGGAGGGGGCGACCCGTTCAGCGTCACCACCAGCTTCTCGCACAGGTCGGTGATCGCCTCGGGCTGCTCGACCTTCACCGGATGGATCTTCTTCGCGACGATCCGCGCAGCCGCGGAGGCCCCGATGGCGGCCAGGTAGACGATGGCACAGTCCTCGATCGCGGCGATCTTGGGGACCAGCTTGTCCTCGTTGCCGTCCTCGAACATCTGGCCGTTGAACTGGACCGCCTCCAGCAGGCGGTAGCCCGTGGGGTCTATCTCGTAGATCGCGATGTTCTTGGCCCACCCGAAATGGGCGTCCACGCGGGCCATGTCCTGGGTACAGAAAGCAACCTTCATCATTCCCTCTCGCTTGGCCGGAGCGCCCGAACCGTCCGGCGCGGCCGCCGTTCCGGGCGTGGTGGAGACGAGCCTAAGCCGCCGCGTGCGGACCGGCATGGTGGTCCTCCATCCCTCTGGGAGTGGCCCCGGCATCGTGGGCGGCGTGCGCATGGTCGTTCGCCAGGAAGATGTTGCCCAGCTCGAACAGCAACTCGCGGGTGCCGCGATAGCCCACGGTGACCCGGTGCCCTGCGCCCAGGCGGTCGAAGGTCGGAAAGCCCGCGCGCACCAGGGGCGTTCCCAGCCGTTCGACGGACTGCCGGGCGTGGCTGTTGGAGATCACCAGGTCGGCGCCGCAGGACAGCGTCTCGAAATCCTCGTGGTCGCCGACCAGCAGCGACCAAGCCTTGATCTTCTCCAATGCTGGCGACTGGGTCGGGGCCACGGCGGCGGTAACTTCGCAGCCCATATCCCGCAGGAAGCCGCAATAGGCGTAGAGAAGGTCCGGCTCCAGGGCCACCGCCACCCGCTTGCGGGTGAAATAGAAATGCCCGTCCAGCATGCCGTCGACCAGGTGTTCCCGCTGGCGCCGGATCCGCGGCGGAACCGGCCTGCCGCTGAC is a genomic window containing:
- a CDS encoding CCE_0567 family metalloprotein, which produces MSDIDALKDEIKKLNARATAKKMDLHDLSEELPGGWEKILDVAQETYDAFKLLTEKRAELKALTS
- a CDS encoding NifX-associated nitrogen fixation protein, translating into MSETIEAPVVDQEFLKTLVSLIRAEDTYGAWEGKSDDVLLRPFVLTKEERRLIPIIGDPDPDTITRVEQFYKAIGLTIEKRTRLMATPIMKMSNEGFGRMVLLTGRLVVLSKHIRDVHRFGFPSIEAVAQDGAKLVDEAVALIGKHRDVAEL
- the nifX gene encoding nitrogen fixation protein NifX, giving the protein MPVRTRRLRLVSTTPGTAAAPDGSGAPAKREGMMKVAFCTQDMARVDAHFGWAKNIAIYEIDPTGYRLLEAVQFNGQMFEDGNEDKLVPKIAAIEDCAIVYLAAIGASAAARIVAKKIHPVKVEQPEAITDLCEKLVVTLNGSPPPWLRKALSKGAEVARNFDEE